AAATATCACAGAGCCGGCAAAGCCTTTGATAAGCTTTCCTTTACTCAGGGGGATCTCTACAATTTTGTTCGGATTCATGATCAGGAAAAATAGACAAAACTTATGGAAGAAGGAAACCCCGGCAGCGGAAAACCCTATGAGCTCATTACATTACAATGCTGATACTCAAAAAAAATAAAAGGGATCACGATAGATCCCTTTATTCGCAGATGAGTGAATACCTGTAAAGGTTATTCTTACATGAGACAATAACAGTTACAATATTATCAAAACAACACGCCTGTTCTTTTTCCTGTTGGCTTCTGAATTGTTGGGCGCCACCGGCTGCAGATGCGCTCTGGATGTAGTTTGCAGGCTACCGGCGTCTACGCCTTCCGCTTTCAGTGCAGCAGCCACGGCATTGGCGCGCCCGAGTCCGATCCGCTTATTCACGGCGTCGGTCCCGATATTGCAGGTATGCCCTTCAATATTTACAATCAGCTCAGGGTGTTTCTTCAAAATTTCAGCAATGGCAATAACATGTTGCTTTGCGGAAGCAGATAAAGTAGTATCCCCTACTTTGCCGAACAGGAAAGGACTGCCCAATAACTTCATTTCATCGTCAGTGAGGCTATCTGCGTGAACCTCCGATACAACAACTGATTCTATCACTACGGGTTCAACCGGAACAGGAGTTACTACTACTGGCGTATCTATCACCAGAGCAGGTGGAGGGGGTGGTGGAGGAGCCGGTGGCGGTTCAATTTTCTTTTTCGTTTTACCGGAACCGAAGCCGATCCTCAACTTAATGCCATAGGCCATCAGCCTGGCATTACCGGTTTCATTCTTTAATGAAAAAACGCCGGCAGCTTTACTTTGTGCCAGACCTTCAGGTTGATAATTGAGTAAGCTCCCTTCTCCTTCTGATTTTTTGATATTGTTCAATCCGTAATCAACATAGAAACCTGCATACAGGTTATTGTTGGCTGCAATACGGAAACGCCATCCCAGTTCGGCTGCGGCTGACCAACTCAAATTGAAGTCGTACTCTCCTTTTCCTTTCCACCCATTCTGCGTACCGAAACCATGAACGGGCAGCTCAGTTATCTCCAGGTTGTAATCGGGATAATAACCTGTTGCGGATATCTGGTCAGCGCTGGTTGAATAACTGTTGCTTACGGGTAAGCCTAGTTGCACACCAAGCTGGGCATACAGCCCATTTTTATTGAATTCCGGATGGAGTTGCAACATCACCGGGATCTTCAGGGCCCAGAACTTTTGCTCTTCACG
This portion of the Pseudobacter ginsenosidimutans genome encodes:
- a CDS encoding OmpA family protein, which encodes MKRKSIRKNLFAAGCLMVMAVSASAQKQEFSIAAGGGLQGINYSMKHGDVSLKPGFQLGFGYMRSIGRRWGIRTGVELGLYQSKVSLDPGTQFTSYEIDSENSAFEYRVKANGYREEQKFWALKIPVMLQLHPEFNKNGLYAQLGVQLGLPVSNSYSTSADQISATGYYPDYNLEITELPVHGFGTQNGWKGKGEYDFNLSWSAAAELGWRFRIAANNNLYAGFYVDYGLNNIKKSEGEGSLLNYQPEGLAQSKAAGVFSLKNETGNARLMAYGIKLRIGFGSGKTKKKIEPPPAPPPPPPPALVIDTPVVVTPVPVEPVVIESVVVSEVHADSLTDDEMKLLGSPFLFGKVGDTTLSASAKQHVIAIAEILKKHPELIVNIEGHTCNIGTDAVNKRIGLGRANAVAAALKAEGVDAGSLQTTSRAHLQPVAPNNSEANRKKNRRVVLIIL